From Lysobacter auxotrophicus, the proteins below share one genomic window:
- a CDS encoding YhgN family NAAT transporter, producing MTIASAALLLFLILDPLGNVPVFLSLLRGLPPQRQRVVLARELLIALAVLMMFLWGGKYALELMHLRQESVSIAGGIVLFLIGIRMIFPPPEGLMGEIPDGEPFIVPMAIPLVAGPSGMAAVMLMGSNEPERLNEWSLALLIAWGATAAILFSATLLYKLLGRRALTAIERLMGMLLVAISVQMFLDGLGTYLKIAPP from the coding sequence ATGACCATCGCGTCCGCAGCGCTGCTGCTGTTTTTGATCCTCGACCCGCTCGGCAACGTGCCGGTCTTCCTGAGCCTGCTGCGCGGCCTACCGCCGCAACGACAGCGCGTCGTGCTCGCGCGCGAACTGCTGATCGCGCTCGCCGTGCTGATGATGTTCCTGTGGGGCGGCAAGTACGCGCTGGAGCTGATGCACCTTCGCCAGGAGTCGGTGTCGATCGCCGGCGGCATCGTGCTGTTCCTGATCGGCATCCGCATGATCTTTCCGCCGCCGGAAGGGCTGATGGGCGAGATTCCCGATGGCGAGCCATTCATCGTGCCGATGGCCATCCCGCTGGTCGCCGGCCCGTCGGGCATGGCCGCGGTGATGCTCATGGGCAGCAACGAGCCCGAGCGCCTCAACGAGTGGAGCCTCGCGCTGCTCATCGCCTGGGGCGCAACGGCGGCGATCCTGTTCTCCGCGACGCTGCTCTACAAGCTGCTCGGCCGCCGCGCGCTGACCGCCATCGAGCGCCTGATGGGCATGTTGCTGGTGGCGATCTCGGTGCAGATGTTCCTGGACGGCCTGGGGACCTACCTCAAGATCGCGCCCCCTTAA
- a CDS encoding TonB-dependent receptor, with product MTHPNRVRLSKLTLGLLAALATAPVFAQSTSAGVGGTVTSTNGQPVAGAEVTITHVESGTVSRATTDASGRYTARGLRVGGPYSVTITKAGEGTKTEDNVYLDLNKTNTINAALTGDVTTLDSVTAVAVGGSDVFSATKMGAGTAVTRQTIEALPSNGGNIQDYMRLDPRVAFVDRASGSISAGGQNPRYNAIRIDGVSASDTFGLEGNNMPTRRQPVSMEAIEAINVDLANYDVTITGATGAVVDAVTKSGTNEFHGSVYGYYRDGDWFGDDPTGAPFNGFTKEETYGLTLGGPLLKDKLFFFANYEKFKQAAPGADIANSPLGLGIIPSDDPAEARDIALAGNGNFAPFDAGDLTSDGDTDLEEYAIKLDWNISDNHRADFRYSKLEQSKLRLNGFFTGSTGAASLSSYWYQHDKTIENYVAQLFSDWTDVFSTEFKVSYRDYSAIRNTPTQGTPAIELTYGAPNRDGVGQRPQLYLGTETNSQYNDLFTKTWNYFGAGTLTLGDHDVKFGADYSTNEIFNLYAPYVDGYYTYNSMADFRAGRWSYRQFRTPVGGDVNNMASDYTYKAMGVFVQDQWYVSPNLTLTFGVRGDRFKIDDIPEYNALAQQVYGYDNSDVGGDEWLWQPRFGFNYTFDTERPTQLRGGLGLFQGDSPQVWLSNAYNTTGLNYTQTEEYARPGVTPATPRQNVNFISPDFEAPSVWKANLAFDHELPWYGMVGSAELLLTSVKTGLFYKRLDLGAPNDAADVGPTTGQDGRALYWGNSNTFATARGNRDPRFGDVLLLDTTDKGESQQFTVSLSKPWTESSDWSWSLAYTYTNATEVSGLTSSTATSGWNYNYVFQANEEVASTARYEIKDRISGQLNWKHKFFGDNNTNIGLFYEGRSGRPFSYVFTNDMNGDSRTNDLFYVPNGPGDVIFSGGAAMEAQFFDWLAQNPELARYAGQVTPANAGRADWVNTFDIRISQELPGFFEGHKSEIWLDIINVGNLINKDWGHIYDYGFFADQTVLRVNGIDPATGKYIYNFSPSAVEAPAVANADADGFNQGVSQWSLQVGFRYKF from the coding sequence ATGACCCATCCGAACCGCGTCCGTCTGTCCAAGCTCACGCTTGGCCTGCTCGCCGCCCTCGCCACCGCGCCTGTGTTCGCGCAGTCCACGTCCGCCGGTGTCGGCGGTACGGTGACCAGCACGAATGGCCAGCCCGTCGCCGGCGCCGAAGTCACGATCACCCACGTCGAGTCGGGCACGGTGAGCCGCGCCACGACGGACGCCAGCGGTCGTTACACCGCGCGCGGCCTGCGCGTCGGTGGTCCGTACTCGGTGACCATCACCAAGGCGGGCGAAGGCACCAAGACGGAAGACAACGTCTACCTCGACCTCAACAAGACGAACACGATCAACGCCGCGCTGACCGGCGATGTGACGACGCTGGACTCGGTGACTGCCGTAGCGGTCGGCGGCTCGGACGTTTTCAGCGCCACCAAGATGGGCGCCGGTACCGCCGTCACGCGCCAGACCATCGAAGCGCTGCCGAGCAATGGCGGCAACATCCAGGACTACATGCGCCTTGACCCGCGCGTGGCGTTCGTCGATCGCGCATCGGGCAGCATCAGCGCCGGCGGCCAGAATCCGCGCTACAACGCGATCCGCATCGACGGCGTGTCGGCCTCCGACACCTTCGGCCTGGAAGGCAACAACATGCCGACCCGCCGCCAGCCGGTGTCGATGGAAGCCATCGAAGCGATCAACGTCGACCTGGCCAACTACGACGTCACCATCACCGGCGCCACCGGCGCGGTGGTCGACGCAGTGACCAAGTCGGGTACCAACGAGTTCCACGGCTCGGTGTACGGCTACTACCGCGACGGCGACTGGTTCGGCGACGACCCGACCGGTGCACCGTTCAACGGCTTCACGAAGGAAGAAACCTACGGCCTGACCCTTGGCGGTCCGCTGCTCAAGGACAAGCTGTTCTTCTTCGCCAACTACGAGAAGTTCAAGCAGGCCGCACCGGGTGCGGACATCGCGAACAGCCCGCTCGGCCTGGGCATCATCCCGTCCGACGATCCGGCTGAGGCGCGCGATATCGCGCTGGCCGGTAACGGCAATTTCGCTCCGTTCGATGCGGGCGACCTGACCAGCGATGGCGACACGGATCTCGAGGAATACGCGATCAAGCTGGACTGGAACATCAGCGACAACCATCGCGCCGATTTCCGTTACAGCAAGCTCGAGCAGAGCAAGCTGCGCCTCAACGGCTTCTTTACCGGCAGCACGGGTGCCGCCTCGCTGAGTTCCTACTGGTACCAGCACGACAAGACCATCGAAAACTACGTCGCCCAGCTCTTCAGCGACTGGACCGACGTCTTCTCGACCGAGTTCAAGGTCTCGTACCGCGACTATTCGGCCATCCGCAACACTCCGACGCAGGGCACGCCGGCGATCGAACTGACCTACGGCGCCCCGAACCGCGACGGCGTGGGCCAGCGTCCGCAGCTGTACCTCGGCACCGAGACGAACTCGCAGTACAACGACCTCTTCACGAAGACCTGGAACTACTTCGGCGCCGGCACGCTCACCCTGGGCGACCATGACGTCAAGTTCGGTGCCGACTATTCGACGAACGAGATCTTCAATCTCTACGCGCCGTACGTCGACGGTTACTACACCTACAACAGCATGGCCGACTTCCGTGCCGGTCGCTGGAGCTACCGCCAGTTCCGTACCCCGGTCGGCGGCGACGTCAACAACATGGCGTCCGACTACACGTACAAGGCGATGGGCGTCTTCGTGCAGGACCAGTGGTACGTCAGCCCGAACCTGACGCTGACCTTCGGCGTGCGCGGTGACCGCTTCAAGATCGACGACATTCCGGAGTACAACGCGCTGGCGCAGCAGGTGTACGGCTACGACAACAGCGATGTCGGCGGCGACGAGTGGCTGTGGCAGCCGCGCTTCGGTTTCAACTACACCTTCGACACCGAGCGCCCGACGCAGCTGCGTGGCGGCCTGGGCCTGTTCCAGGGCGATTCCCCGCAGGTCTGGCTGTCCAATGCCTACAACACCACGGGCCTGAACTACACGCAGACCGAAGAGTACGCACGTCCGGGCGTCACGCCGGCCACGCCGCGCCAGAACGTCAACTTCATCTCGCCGGACTTCGAAGCGCCGTCGGTGTGGAAGGCCAACCTCGCGTTCGATCACGAGCTGCCGTGGTATGGCATGGTCGGTTCGGCCGAGCTGCTGCTCACGAGCGTCAAGACCGGCCTGTTCTACAAGCGCCTGGATCTTGGCGCCCCGAACGATGCTGCCGACGTCGGCCCGACCACCGGTCAGGATGGCCGTGCGCTGTATTGGGGCAACTCGAACACCTTCGCGACGGCCCGCGGCAACCGCGATCCGCGTTTCGGTGACGTGCTGCTGCTCGATACCACCGACAAGGGCGAGAGCCAGCAGTTCACGGTCAGCCTGAGCAAGCCGTGGACCGAGTCGAGCGACTGGTCCTGGTCGCTGGCCTACACGTACACCAATGCGACCGAAGTCAGCGGCCTGACCAGCTCGACCGCGACCTCGGGCTGGAACTACAACTACGTGTTCCAGGCCAACGAGGAAGTCGCCTCGACCGCGCGTTACGAGATCAAGGACCGCATCTCGGGCCAGTTGAACTGGAAGCACAAGTTCTTCGGCGACAACAACACCAACATCGGCCTGTTCTACGAAGGCCGCAGCGGTCGTCCGTTCAGCTACGTCTTCACCAACGACATGAACGGCGACAGCCGCACCAACGATCTGTTCTACGTGCCCAATGGCCCGGGCGACGTGATCTTCAGCGGCGGCGCAGCGATGGAAGCCCAGTTCTTCGACTGGCTCGCGCAGAACCCGGAACTGGCCCGCTACGCCGGCCAGGTCACTCCGGCCAACGCTGGCCGTGCGGATTGGGTGAACACCTTCGACATCCGCATCAGCCAGGAACTGCCGGGCTTCTTCGAAGGCCACAAGTCTGAAATCTGGCTCGACATCATCAATGTCGGCAACCTGATCAACAAGGATTGGGGCCACATCTACGACTACGGCTTCTTCGCCGACCAGACGGTGCTGCGCGTCAACGGCATCGACCCGGCGACCGGGAAGTACATCTACAACTTCTCGCCGAGCGCGGTCGAAGCGCCTGCCGTCGCCAACGCGGACGCCGACGGCTTCAACCAGGGCGTGTCGCAGTGGTCGCTGCAGGTCGGCTTCCGCTACAAGTTCTAA
- a CDS encoding SDR family NAD(P)-dependent oxidoreductase, producing the protein MSPLEGRVVLITGAHGGLGAAAAQACARAGATVVLLGRKVPKLNRVYDALAQVGPEPLLYPLDLEGASADDYAELAQRIEAELGRLDGVLHCAADFAGLTPLAQTDPAVFARALHVNLTAPWWLTQACLPLLARSDDAAVVFVVDDAERVGNAYWGGYGLAQQGLEGLVRMLHAELSNSTVRVAGLRPGPMRTALRAKAYVEENDRAALDPTAYAASCVTLLSPAGATRRGQVWAPAPAAVGLTQLQ; encoded by the coding sequence GTGAGTCCGCTCGAAGGACGCGTCGTCCTGATCACCGGCGCCCACGGCGGCCTGGGCGCCGCAGCCGCGCAGGCGTGCGCGCGCGCAGGCGCGACGGTCGTGTTGCTCGGCCGCAAGGTGCCGAAGTTGAACCGCGTGTACGACGCGCTGGCACAGGTCGGGCCGGAGCCGCTGCTGTATCCGCTCGACCTGGAAGGCGCGAGCGCCGACGACTACGCCGAGCTCGCGCAACGCATCGAAGCCGAACTCGGACGCCTCGACGGCGTGCTGCATTGCGCCGCGGATTTCGCCGGCCTGACTCCGCTGGCGCAGACCGATCCGGCGGTGTTCGCGCGCGCGCTGCATGTGAACCTCACCGCGCCGTGGTGGCTCACGCAGGCGTGCCTGCCGCTGCTCGCCAGATCGGACGATGCCGCGGTGGTGTTCGTCGTGGACGATGCGGAGCGCGTCGGCAACGCGTACTGGGGCGGCTATGGCTTGGCGCAGCAGGGCCTTGAAGGCCTGGTGCGCATGCTGCATGCCGAACTGTCCAATTCCACCGTGCGCGTCGCGGGCCTGCGACCGGGGCCGATGCGCACCGCGCTTCGCGCCAAGGCGTACGTGGAAGAGAACGATCGCGCCGCACTCGACCCCACCGCGTACGCCGCGTCTTGCGTGACGCTACTTTCGCCCGCCGGCGCGACCCGTCGCGGACAGGTGTGGGCGCCGGCGCCCGCCGCCGTCGGCCTGACCCAGCTGCAATGA
- the grxD gene encoding Grx4 family monothiol glutaredoxin has protein sequence MSVMERIQAEVESHPIVLFMKGTAQFPMCGFSSRAVQALKAAGATQLHTVNVLEDPEIRANLPRYSNWPTFPQLFIHGELIGGCDITLELFESGELARMISETHNQ, from the coding sequence ATGTCCGTGATGGAGCGGATCCAGGCCGAAGTCGAAAGCCATCCCATCGTCCTTTTCATGAAGGGCACCGCGCAGTTCCCGATGTGCGGCTTTTCCAGCCGCGCGGTACAGGCCCTCAAGGCCGCCGGCGCGACGCAGCTGCACACGGTCAACGTGCTGGAGGATCCGGAGATCCGCGCGAACCTGCCGCGCTATTCGAACTGGCCGACGTTCCCGCAGCTTTTCATCCACGGTGAACTGATCGGCGGTTGCGACATCACGCTGGAGCTGTTCGAGTCGGGCGAACTGGCGCGGATGATCAGCGAGACGCACAACCAGTGA
- the ppnN gene encoding nucleotide 5'-monophosphate nucleosidase PpnN, translating into MSTAIPLETTLPTVNARIYPKGGLDVLSHNEVARLRDVSTGMHDLLRRCALAVLTSGSASDDPRAARELYPEFDIEVHQQDRGMRIDLHNAPAMAFVDGEIIRGVAELLFAVVRDLAYTAMDLGPDSPRDLDTTDGITDAVFGLLRNARILHPTDPNLVVCWGGHSISRDEYVYTKQVGYELGLRGLDICTGCGPGAMKGPMKGATIAHAKQRRFKTRYIGITEPGIIAAESPNPIVNHLVIMPDIEKRLEAFVRMGHGIIVFPGGVGTAEEILYLLGILLREENANLPFPLIFTGPASAAPYFEQIDKFIRLTLGDDATKRYEIIVGDPDQVAKRMSAGIRKVREHRIAQKDSFFFNWSIDIPLTFQRPFVPTHEAMAVLDLHHGRKPHELAADLRRAFSGIVAGNVKEDGMRRIEEFGPFEIHGDADMMQSLDALLRAFVEQRRMKIAGEYKPCYRVVA; encoded by the coding sequence ATGAGCACCGCCATCCCCCTTGAAACCACGCTTCCCACCGTCAACGCCCGCATCTACCCGAAGGGCGGGCTGGACGTCCTGTCGCACAACGAAGTCGCCCGCCTGCGCGATGTCTCCACCGGCATGCACGACCTGCTGCGCCGCTGCGCGCTGGCCGTGCTGACCAGCGGCAGCGCGTCCGACGACCCGCGCGCCGCGCGCGAGCTGTATCCCGAGTTCGACATCGAGGTGCACCAGCAGGATCGCGGCATGCGCATCGACCTGCACAACGCGCCGGCGATGGCGTTCGTCGATGGCGAGATCATCCGCGGCGTGGCCGAACTGCTGTTCGCCGTGGTGCGCGATCTTGCGTACACCGCGATGGACCTCGGCCCGGATTCGCCGCGCGACCTGGACACCACCGACGGCATCACCGACGCCGTGTTCGGCCTGCTGCGCAACGCGCGCATCCTGCATCCGACCGATCCGAACCTGGTCGTGTGCTGGGGCGGCCATTCCATTTCGCGCGACGAGTACGTCTACACCAAGCAGGTCGGGTACGAACTGGGCCTGCGCGGCCTCGACATCTGCACGGGATGCGGCCCTGGCGCAATGAAGGGACCGATGAAGGGCGCGACGATCGCGCATGCCAAGCAGCGCCGCTTCAAGACGCGCTACATCGGCATCACCGAGCCGGGCATCATCGCGGCCGAATCGCCCAACCCGATCGTCAACCACCTGGTGATCATGCCGGACATCGAGAAGCGCCTGGAGGCCTTCGTCCGCATGGGCCACGGCATCATCGTCTTCCCCGGCGGCGTGGGCACGGCGGAGGAAATCCTCTACCTGCTGGGCATCCTGCTGCGCGAGGAGAACGCGAACCTGCCGTTCCCGCTGATCTTCACCGGCCCGGCCTCGGCGGCGCCGTACTTCGAGCAGATCGACAAGTTCATCCGCCTCACGCTCGGCGATGACGCCACCAAGCGCTACGAGATCATCGTCGGCGACCCGGACCAGGTCGCCAAGCGCATGTCCGCCGGCATCCGCAAGGTACGCGAGCATCGCATCGCGCAGAAGGACTCGTTCTTCTTCAACTGGTCGATCGACATCCCGCTGACGTTCCAGCGTCCGTTCGTGCCGACGCACGAGGCGATGGCCGTGCTCGACCTGCACCACGGCCGCAAGCCGCACGAACTCGCCGCCGACCTGCGCCGCGCGTTCTCGGGCATCGTCGCCGGCAACGTGAAGGAAGACGGCATGCGCCGCATCGAGGAATTCGGCCCGTTCGAGATCCACGGCGATGCGGACATGATGCAGTCGCTCGACGCCCTGCTGCGCGCGTTCGTCGAACAGCGCCGCATGAAGATCGCGGGCGAGTACAAGCCCTGCTATCGCGTGGTGGCGTAA